From the Brachyspira intermedia PWS/A genome, the window AATAACCTATCTTACATATAAAACAAAATTGGTATTATTTAGTACTAATTTTATACTTGCACTTTCGCAAAGCGTGCCTGCGGCAGCAACTTTGACGAAGTCTGCCTCGCTGTGCGTGCCTTCGGCAGGCGTGCGTCGGGAAAAAGTTGAATAAAAAAATGACAAACTCTAAAATTTTCAGTATATATACATAATCAGTTTATAAGTTAATTAATAAATAAAAAATTTTTAATAAATTCCATTTTATTGTATAATACAAATAATGTTTTAAAAATGATATTTAGGATTTATTAATATGAATAAAATAGAAAGCTATTTTTTACAGCAGAATAAAATAAAATTCTCAAATGTAGTTTGCTCTCAGCATAATAAAAAAATAATATTAAGAAATCCAAAAAAAGCAGTAAAAAAAGAAGAAAAAGATATTAAAGATGAAGGTATTGAATTAATGAAAGAAATACATAATGAAGAATTAAAAAAGATATACAGCGAAGTAGAAAAATGCATGAAATGTGAGGCTTTATGTAATAGCAGATTAAATGTTGTATTTGGAAGAGGAGATGAAGAACCTGATATAGTATTTGTCGGAGAGGCACCTGGAGCTGACGAGGATAAACAAGGACTTCCATTTGTAGGAAGAGGCGGAAAATTATTGGATAAATGGATTGAAAGAATGAATATCAATAATAAAAAATACTATATTATGAATGCTTTAAAATGCCGTCCTCCTGAAAATAGAGACCCTTTGCCTGAAGAAAAATCTAATTGCAGAGATTATTTTGTAAATCAATTAAAAATACTTAATCCTAAAATAATATGTGCATTAGGACGTCATGGTTTTGGTAATTTAATAGATTTTGATTTGAAAACACCTTTTGGAAAAGCTAGAAATAAAGTTCATTACTACAATAATAATGGAAAAGATGTGCCTGTAATAGCAACTTATCACCCTGCTTATATTTTAAGGAATCAAAAAGAGGAAGATAAAGTTATATCCGATTTAGAGTTTATGCTTAGCGAATTAGAAAAAATTGAAAATAATTAAAATAATTTTTATAATAGGAGTCTGCTATTGAAGAAATATTTTATTTTAATGTTAATAATATACCAATGTCTAATGCCTAATTCATTCGACAATATAATAGATGCATCCGATTATCAAACTTATGAAAATATAGAGTATTCCAATATTCCCAAAAAGCCTACTATATTTGATTATATAAATCATAAAAATGAATTATCTGATATTATAGAAAGAATAAATAAATATTTGGATAATAATGGAGATATAAACGCTGTAAATAAAAATGGTAATACTCTTCTTATGGAAGCTGTAGCTATAGGATACTATGATTTAGCTGATTATTTAGTAGAAAAAAAAGCTGATATATCTATAACTAATGCTAATGGAGAGAATGCTTTAATACTTTCCGCACATTATCCATATATAATGAATCTTCTTAT encodes:
- a CDS encoding uracil-DNA glycosylase, with translation MNKIESYFLQQNKIKFSNVVCSQHNKKIILRNPKKAVKKEEKDIKDEGIELMKEIHNEELKKIYSEVEKCMKCEALCNSRLNVVFGRGDEEPDIVFVGEAPGADEDKQGLPFVGRGGKLLDKWIERMNINNKKYYIMNALKCRPPENRDPLPEEKSNCRDYFVNQLKILNPKIICALGRHGFGNLIDFDLKTPFGKARNKVHYYNNNGKDVPVIATYHPAYILRNQKEEDKVISDLEFMLSELEKIENN